A single Macaca fascicularis isolate 582-1 chromosome 13, T2T-MFA8v1.1 DNA region contains:
- the ADGRF3 gene encoding adhesion G-protein coupled receptor F3 isoform X8: MKYLATAVAKARIQLDRSALKNLLIATDKVLDMDTRSLWTLAQARKPWAGSTLLLAVETLACSLCPQDHPFTFSLPNVLLQSQLFGPTFPADYSISFPTRPPLQAQIPRHSLAPLVRNGTEISITSLVLQKLDHLLPSNYGQGLGDSLYATPGLVLVISIMAGDQAFSQGEVIMDFGNTDGSPHCVFWDHSLFQGRGGWSKEGCQAQAASGSPTARCLCQHLTAFSVLMSPHTVPEEPALALLTQVGLGASILALLVCLGVYRLVWRVVVRNKVSYFRHAALLNMVLCLLAADTCFLGAPFLPPGPRSPLCLAATFLCHFLYLATFFWMLAQALVLAHQLLFVFHQLPKHRVLPLMVLLGYLCPLGLAGVTLGLYLPQGQYLREGECWLDGKGGALYTFVGPVLAIVGVNGLVLAMAMLKLLRPSLSEGPPAEKRQALLGVIKALLILTPIFGLTWGLGLATLLEEVSVVPHYIFTILNTLQGVFILLFGCLMDKKVQEALRKHFCRAQAPSSTISLSTNEGYILEHSKGGSDTARKTDASE, translated from the exons ATGAAATACCTGGCCACGGCGGTGGCAAAGGCCAGAATACAGCTTGACCGCAGCGCCCTGAAG AATCTCCTGATTGCCACAGACAAGGTCCTAGATATGGACACCAGGTCTCTGTGGACCCTGGCCCAAGCCCGGAAGCCCTGGGCAGGCTCAACTCTCCTGCTGGCTGTGGAGACCCTGGCATGCAGCCTGTGCCCACAGGACCACCCCTTCACCTTCAGCTTGCCCAATGTGCTGCTGCAGAGCCAGCTGTTTGGACCCACGTTTCCTGCTGACTACAGCATCTCCTTCCCTACTCGGCCCCCACTGCAGGCTCAGATTCCCAGGCACTCACTGGCCCCACTGGTCCGTAATGGAACTGAAATAAGTATTACTAGCCTGGTGTTGCAAAAACTGGACCACCTTCTGCCTTCAAACTATGGACAAGGGCTGGGGGATTCCCTCTATGCCACTCCTGGCCTGGTCCTTGTCATTTCCATCATGGCAGGCGACCAGGCCTTCAGCCAGGGCGAGGTCATCATGGATTTTGGGAACACGGATggttcccctcactgtgtcttCTGGGATCACAGCCTCTTCCAGGGCAGGGGGGGTTGGTCCAAAGAAGGGTGCCAGGCACAGGCGGCCAGTGGCAGCCCCACTGCTCGGTGCCTCTGCCAGCACCTCACTGCCTTCTCCGTCCTCATGTCCCCACACACTGTTCCGGAAGAACCCGCTCTGGCGCTGCTGACTCAAGTGGGCTTGGGAGCTTCCATACTGGCGCTGCTTGTGTGCCTGGGTGtgtacaggctggtctggagAGTCGTGGTGCGGAACAAGGTCTCCTATTTCCGCCACGCCGCCCTGCTCAACATGGTGCTCTGCTTGCTGGCCGCAGACACTTGCTTCCTAGGcgcccccttcctccctccagggCCCCGAAGCCCGCTCTGCCTGGCTGCCACCTTCCTCTGTCATTTCCTCTACCTGGCCACCTTTTTCTGGATGCTGGCGCAGGCCCTGGTGTTGGCCCACCAGCTGCTCTTTGTCTTTCACCAGCTGCCGAAGCACCGAGTTCTCCCCCTGATGGTGCTTCTGGGCTACCTGTGCCCACTGGGGTTGGCGGGTGTCACCCTGGGGCTCTACCTACCTCAAGGGCAATACCTGAGGGAGGGGGAATGCTGGTTGGATGGGAAGGGAGGGGCGTTATACACCTTCGTGGGGCCAGTGCTGGCTATTGTAGGTGTGAATGGGCTGGTACTAGCCATGGCCATGCTGAAGTTGCTGAGACCTTCGCTGTCAGAGGGACCCCCAGCGGAGAAGCGCCAAGCTCTGCTGGGGGTGATCAAAGCCCTGCTCATTCTCACACCCATCTTTGGCCTCACCTGGGGGCTGGGCCTGGCCACTCTGTTAGAGGAAGTCTCCGTGGTCCCTCATTACATCTTCACCATTCTCAACACCCTCCAG GGTGTCTTCATCCTATTGTTTGGTTGCCTCATGGACAAGAAG GTACAAGAAGCTTTGCGCAAACACTTCTGCCGTGCCCAAGCCCCCAGCTCCACCATCTCCCTG TCCACAAATGAAGGCTACATCTTGGAACACAGCAAAGGAGGAAGTGACACTGCCAG GAAGACAGATGCTTCAGAGTGA
- the ADGRF3 gene encoding adhesion G-protein coupled receptor F3 isoform X9, translating to MKYLATAVAKARIQLDRSALKNLLIATDKVLDMDTRSLWTLAQARKPWAGSTLLLAVETLACSLCPQDHPFTFSLPNVLLQSQLFGPTFPADYSISFPTRPPLQAQIPRHSLAPLVRNGTEISITSLVLQKLDHLLPSNYGQGLGDSLYATPGLVLVISIMAGDQAFSQGEVIMDFGNTDGSPHCVFWDHSLFQGRGGWSKEGCQAQAASGSPTARCLCQHLTAFSVLMSPHTVPEEPALALLTQVGLGASILALLVCLGVYRLVWRVVVRNKVSYFRHAALLNMVLCLLAADTCFLGAPFLPPGPRSPLCLAATFLCHFLYLATFFWMLAQALVLAHQLLFVFHQLPKHRVLPLMVLLGYLCPLGLAGVTLGLYLPQGQYLREGECWLDGKGGALYTFVGPVLAIVGVNGLVLAMAMLKLLRPSLSEGPPAEKRQALLGVIKALLILTPIFGLTWGLGLATLLEEVSVVPHYIFTILNTLQGVFILLFGCLMDKKVQEALRKHFCRAQAPSSTISLSTNEGYILEHSKGGSDTASYEERTT from the exons ATGAAATACCTGGCCACGGCGGTGGCAAAGGCCAGAATACAGCTTGACCGCAGCGCCCTGAAG AATCTCCTGATTGCCACAGACAAGGTCCTAGATATGGACACCAGGTCTCTGTGGACCCTGGCCCAAGCCCGGAAGCCCTGGGCAGGCTCAACTCTCCTGCTGGCTGTGGAGACCCTGGCATGCAGCCTGTGCCCACAGGACCACCCCTTCACCTTCAGCTTGCCCAATGTGCTGCTGCAGAGCCAGCTGTTTGGACCCACGTTTCCTGCTGACTACAGCATCTCCTTCCCTACTCGGCCCCCACTGCAGGCTCAGATTCCCAGGCACTCACTGGCCCCACTGGTCCGTAATGGAACTGAAATAAGTATTACTAGCCTGGTGTTGCAAAAACTGGACCACCTTCTGCCTTCAAACTATGGACAAGGGCTGGGGGATTCCCTCTATGCCACTCCTGGCCTGGTCCTTGTCATTTCCATCATGGCAGGCGACCAGGCCTTCAGCCAGGGCGAGGTCATCATGGATTTTGGGAACACGGATggttcccctcactgtgtcttCTGGGATCACAGCCTCTTCCAGGGCAGGGGGGGTTGGTCCAAAGAAGGGTGCCAGGCACAGGCGGCCAGTGGCAGCCCCACTGCTCGGTGCCTCTGCCAGCACCTCACTGCCTTCTCCGTCCTCATGTCCCCACACACTGTTCCGGAAGAACCCGCTCTGGCGCTGCTGACTCAAGTGGGCTTGGGAGCTTCCATACTGGCGCTGCTTGTGTGCCTGGGTGtgtacaggctggtctggagAGTCGTGGTGCGGAACAAGGTCTCCTATTTCCGCCACGCCGCCCTGCTCAACATGGTGCTCTGCTTGCTGGCCGCAGACACTTGCTTCCTAGGcgcccccttcctccctccagggCCCCGAAGCCCGCTCTGCCTGGCTGCCACCTTCCTCTGTCATTTCCTCTACCTGGCCACCTTTTTCTGGATGCTGGCGCAGGCCCTGGTGTTGGCCCACCAGCTGCTCTTTGTCTTTCACCAGCTGCCGAAGCACCGAGTTCTCCCCCTGATGGTGCTTCTGGGCTACCTGTGCCCACTGGGGTTGGCGGGTGTCACCCTGGGGCTCTACCTACCTCAAGGGCAATACCTGAGGGAGGGGGAATGCTGGTTGGATGGGAAGGGAGGGGCGTTATACACCTTCGTGGGGCCAGTGCTGGCTATTGTAGGTGTGAATGGGCTGGTACTAGCCATGGCCATGCTGAAGTTGCTGAGACCTTCGCTGTCAGAGGGACCCCCAGCGGAGAAGCGCCAAGCTCTGCTGGGGGTGATCAAAGCCCTGCTCATTCTCACACCCATCTTTGGCCTCACCTGGGGGCTGGGCCTGGCCACTCTGTTAGAGGAAGTCTCCGTGGTCCCTCATTACATCTTCACCATTCTCAACACCCTCCAG GGTGTCTTCATCCTATTGTTTGGTTGCCTCATGGACAAGAAG GTACAAGAAGCTTTGCGCAAACACTTCTGCCGTGCCCAAGCCCCCAGCTCCACCATCTCCCTG TCCACAAATGAAGGCTACATCTTGGAACACAGCAAAGGAGGAAGTGACACTGCCAG TTATGAAGAAAGGACGACTTAA
- the ADGRF3 gene encoding adhesion G-protein coupled receptor F3 isoform X7: MSCFEAQGFKWNLHEVVRVPLKATDVARLPDQLSISCATSPGFQLSCCIPSTNLAYTVTWSPGEGSKASSFNESGSQCFVLAVQHCPMTDTVYTCDLQSPGLAPLRVPISITIIQDGDITCPEDTSVLTWNVTKAGHVAQAPCPESKRGIVRRFCAADGVWGPVHSSCTDARLLALFTRAKLLQAGQGSPAEEVPQILAQLPGQAAEASSPSDLLTLLSTMKYLATAVAKARIQLDRSALKNLLIATDKVLDMDTRSLWTLAQARKPWAGSTLLLAVETLACSLCPQDHPFTFSLPNVLLQSQLFGPTFPADYSISFPTRPPLQAQIPRHSLAPLVRNGTEISITSLVLQKLDHLLPSNYGQGLGDSLYATPGLVLVISIMAGDQAFSQGEVIMDFGNTDGSPHCVFWDHSLFQGRGGWSKEGCQAQAASGSPTARCLCQHLTAFSVLMSPHTVPEEPALALLTQVGLGASILALLVCLGVYRLVWRVVVRNKVSYFRHAALLNMVLCLLAADTCFLGAPFLPPGPRSPLCLAATFLCHFLYLATFFWMLAQALVLAHQLLFVFHQLPKHRVLPLMVLLGYLCPLGLAGVTLGLYLPQGQYLREGECWLDGKGGALYTFVGPVLAIVGVNGLVLAMAMLKLLRPSLSEGPPAEKRQALLGVIKALLILTPIFGLTWGLGLATLLEEVSVVPHYIFTILNTLQGVFILLFGCLMDKKVQEALRKHFCRAQAPSSTISLSTNEGYILEHSKGGSDTASYEERTT, encoded by the exons ATGAGCTGCTTTGAGGCCCAGGGCTTCAAGTGGAACCTGCACGAGGTGGTGAGGGTGCCCTTGAAGGCGACAGATGTGGCTCGACTTCCAGACCAGCTGTCCATCTCCTGTGCCACCTCCCCTGGCTTCCAGCTGAGCTGCTGCATCCCCAGCACAAACCTGGCCTACACCGTGACCTGGAGCCCTGGAGAGGGCAGCAAAG cctcctccttCAACGAGTCAGGCTCTCAGTGCTTTGTGTTGGCTGTTCAGCACTGCCCAATGACTGACACCGTGTACACTTGTGACCTGCAGAGCCCTGGCCTGGCTCCACTCAGGGTCCCCAtctccatcaccatcatccagg ATGGGGACATCACCTGCCCTGAGGACACCTCAGTGCTTACCTGGAATGTCACCAAGGCTGGCCACGTGGCACAGGCCCCATGTCCTGAGAGCAAGAGGGGCATAGTGAGGAGGTTTTGTGCAGCTGACGGAGTCTGGGGGCCTGtccacagcagctgcacagaTGCGAGGCTCCTGGCCTTGTTCACTAGAGCCAAG CTGCTGCAGGCAGGCCAGGGCAGTCCTGCTGAGGAGGTACCACAGATCCTGGCACAGCTGCCAGGGCAGGCGGCAGAGGCAAGTTCACCCTCCGACTTACTGACCCTGCTGAGCACCATGAAATACCTGGCCACGGCGGTGGCAAAGGCCAGAATACAGCTTGACCGCAGCGCCCTGAAG AATCTCCTGATTGCCACAGACAAGGTCCTAGATATGGACACCAGGTCTCTGTGGACCCTGGCCCAAGCCCGGAAGCCCTGGGCAGGCTCAACTCTCCTGCTGGCTGTGGAGACCCTGGCATGCAGCCTGTGCCCACAGGACCACCCCTTCACCTTCAGCTTGCCCAATGTGCTGCTGCAGAGCCAGCTGTTTGGACCCACGTTTCCTGCTGACTACAGCATCTCCTTCCCTACTCGGCCCCCACTGCAGGCTCAGATTCCCAGGCACTCACTGGCCCCACTGGTCCGTAATGGAACTGAAATAAGTATTACTAGCCTGGTGTTGCAAAAACTGGACCACCTTCTGCCTTCAAACTATGGACAAGGGCTGGGGGATTCCCTCTATGCCACTCCTGGCCTGGTCCTTGTCATTTCCATCATGGCAGGCGACCAGGCCTTCAGCCAGGGCGAGGTCATCATGGATTTTGGGAACACGGATggttcccctcactgtgtcttCTGGGATCACAGCCTCTTCCAGGGCAGGGGGGGTTGGTCCAAAGAAGGGTGCCAGGCACAGGCGGCCAGTGGCAGCCCCACTGCTCGGTGCCTCTGCCAGCACCTCACTGCCTTCTCCGTCCTCATGTCCCCACACACTGTTCCGGAAGAACCCGCTCTGGCGCTGCTGACTCAAGTGGGCTTGGGAGCTTCCATACTGGCGCTGCTTGTGTGCCTGGGTGtgtacaggctggtctggagAGTCGTGGTGCGGAACAAGGTCTCCTATTTCCGCCACGCCGCCCTGCTCAACATGGTGCTCTGCTTGCTGGCCGCAGACACTTGCTTCCTAGGcgcccccttcctccctccagggCCCCGAAGCCCGCTCTGCCTGGCTGCCACCTTCCTCTGTCATTTCCTCTACCTGGCCACCTTTTTCTGGATGCTGGCGCAGGCCCTGGTGTTGGCCCACCAGCTGCTCTTTGTCTTTCACCAGCTGCCGAAGCACCGAGTTCTCCCCCTGATGGTGCTTCTGGGCTACCTGTGCCCACTGGGGTTGGCGGGTGTCACCCTGGGGCTCTACCTACCTCAAGGGCAATACCTGAGGGAGGGGGAATGCTGGTTGGATGGGAAGGGAGGGGCGTTATACACCTTCGTGGGGCCAGTGCTGGCTATTGTAGGTGTGAATGGGCTGGTACTAGCCATGGCCATGCTGAAGTTGCTGAGACCTTCGCTGTCAGAGGGACCCCCAGCGGAGAAGCGCCAAGCTCTGCTGGGGGTGATCAAAGCCCTGCTCATTCTCACACCCATCTTTGGCCTCACCTGGGGGCTGGGCCTGGCCACTCTGTTAGAGGAAGTCTCCGTGGTCCCTCATTACATCTTCACCATTCTCAACACCCTCCAG GGTGTCTTCATCCTATTGTTTGGTTGCCTCATGGACAAGAAG GTACAAGAAGCTTTGCGCAAACACTTCTGCCGTGCCCAAGCCCCCAGCTCCACCATCTCCCTG TCCACAAATGAAGGCTACATCTTGGAACACAGCAAAGGAGGAAGTGACACTGCCAG TTATGAAGAAAGGACGACTTAA
- the ADGRF3 gene encoding adhesion G-protein coupled receptor F3 isoform X6, producing MPGDTLSLTLLLSQEATDLSWFLRHPGSPSPILLQPGTQVSVTSSHGQAALSVSNMSHHWAGEYMSCFEAQGFKWNLHEVVRVPLKATDVARLPDQLSISCATSPGFQLSCCIPSTNLAYTVTWSPGEGSKASSFNESGSQCFVLAVQHCPMTDTVYTCDLQSPGLAPLRVPISITIIQDGDITCPEDTSVLTWNVTKAGHVAQAPCPESKRGIVRRFCAADGVWGPVHSSCTDARLLALFTRAKLLQAGQGSPAEEVPQILAQLPGQAAEASSPSDLLTLLSTMKYLATAVAKARIQLDRSALKNLLIATDKVLDMDTRSLWTLAQARKPWAGSTLLLAVETLACSLCPQDHPFTFSLPNVLLQSQLFGPTFPADYSISFPTRPPLQAQIPRHSLAPLVRNGTEISITSLVLQKLDHLLPSNYGQGLGDSLYATPGLVLVISIMAGDQAFSQGEVIMDFGNTDGSPHCVFWDHSLFQGRGGWSKEGCQAQAASGSPTARCLCQHLTAFSVLMSPHTVPEEPALALLTQVGLGASILALLVCLGVYRLVWRVVVRNKVSYFRHAALLNMVLCLLAADTCFLGAPFLPPGPRSPLCLAATFLCHFLYLATFFWMLAQALVLAHQLLFVFHQLPKHRVLPLMVLLGYLCPLGLAGVTLGLYLPQGQYLREGECWLDGKGGALYTFVGPVLAIVGVNGLVLAMAMLKLLRPSLSEGPPAEKRQALLGVIKALLILTPIFGLTWGLGLATLLEEVSVVPHYIFTILNTLQGVFILLFGCLMDKKVQEALRKHFCRAQAPSSTISLSTNEGYILEHSKGGSDTASYEERTT from the exons ATGCCTGGTGACACACTGAGCCTGACTCTTCTGCTGAGCCAGGAGGCCACCGACCTGAGCTGGTTCCTGAGGCACCCAGGGAGCCCCAGTCCCATCCTCCTGCAGCCAGGGACACAGGTGTCTGTGACTTCCAGCCACGGCCAGGCTGCCCTCAGTGTCTCCAACATGTCCCATCACTGGGCAG GTGAGTACATGAGCTGCTTTGAGGCCCAGGGCTTCAAGTGGAACCTGCACGAGGTGGTGAGGGTGCCCTTGAAGGCGACAGATGTGGCTCGACTTCCAGACCAGCTGTCCATCTCCTGTGCCACCTCCCCTGGCTTCCAGCTGAGCTGCTGCATCCCCAGCACAAACCTGGCCTACACCGTGACCTGGAGCCCTGGAGAGGGCAGCAAAG cctcctccttCAACGAGTCAGGCTCTCAGTGCTTTGTGTTGGCTGTTCAGCACTGCCCAATGACTGACACCGTGTACACTTGTGACCTGCAGAGCCCTGGCCTGGCTCCACTCAGGGTCCCCAtctccatcaccatcatccagg ATGGGGACATCACCTGCCCTGAGGACACCTCAGTGCTTACCTGGAATGTCACCAAGGCTGGCCACGTGGCACAGGCCCCATGTCCTGAGAGCAAGAGGGGCATAGTGAGGAGGTTTTGTGCAGCTGACGGAGTCTGGGGGCCTGtccacagcagctgcacagaTGCGAGGCTCCTGGCCTTGTTCACTAGAGCCAAG CTGCTGCAGGCAGGCCAGGGCAGTCCTGCTGAGGAGGTACCACAGATCCTGGCACAGCTGCCAGGGCAGGCGGCAGAGGCAAGTTCACCCTCCGACTTACTGACCCTGCTGAGCACCATGAAATACCTGGCCACGGCGGTGGCAAAGGCCAGAATACAGCTTGACCGCAGCGCCCTGAAG AATCTCCTGATTGCCACAGACAAGGTCCTAGATATGGACACCAGGTCTCTGTGGACCCTGGCCCAAGCCCGGAAGCCCTGGGCAGGCTCAACTCTCCTGCTGGCTGTGGAGACCCTGGCATGCAGCCTGTGCCCACAGGACCACCCCTTCACCTTCAGCTTGCCCAATGTGCTGCTGCAGAGCCAGCTGTTTGGACCCACGTTTCCTGCTGACTACAGCATCTCCTTCCCTACTCGGCCCCCACTGCAGGCTCAGATTCCCAGGCACTCACTGGCCCCACTGGTCCGTAATGGAACTGAAATAAGTATTACTAGCCTGGTGTTGCAAAAACTGGACCACCTTCTGCCTTCAAACTATGGACAAGGGCTGGGGGATTCCCTCTATGCCACTCCTGGCCTGGTCCTTGTCATTTCCATCATGGCAGGCGACCAGGCCTTCAGCCAGGGCGAGGTCATCATGGATTTTGGGAACACGGATggttcccctcactgtgtcttCTGGGATCACAGCCTCTTCCAGGGCAGGGGGGGTTGGTCCAAAGAAGGGTGCCAGGCACAGGCGGCCAGTGGCAGCCCCACTGCTCGGTGCCTCTGCCAGCACCTCACTGCCTTCTCCGTCCTCATGTCCCCACACACTGTTCCGGAAGAACCCGCTCTGGCGCTGCTGACTCAAGTGGGCTTGGGAGCTTCCATACTGGCGCTGCTTGTGTGCCTGGGTGtgtacaggctggtctggagAGTCGTGGTGCGGAACAAGGTCTCCTATTTCCGCCACGCCGCCCTGCTCAACATGGTGCTCTGCTTGCTGGCCGCAGACACTTGCTTCCTAGGcgcccccttcctccctccagggCCCCGAAGCCCGCTCTGCCTGGCTGCCACCTTCCTCTGTCATTTCCTCTACCTGGCCACCTTTTTCTGGATGCTGGCGCAGGCCCTGGTGTTGGCCCACCAGCTGCTCTTTGTCTTTCACCAGCTGCCGAAGCACCGAGTTCTCCCCCTGATGGTGCTTCTGGGCTACCTGTGCCCACTGGGGTTGGCGGGTGTCACCCTGGGGCTCTACCTACCTCAAGGGCAATACCTGAGGGAGGGGGAATGCTGGTTGGATGGGAAGGGAGGGGCGTTATACACCTTCGTGGGGCCAGTGCTGGCTATTGTAGGTGTGAATGGGCTGGTACTAGCCATGGCCATGCTGAAGTTGCTGAGACCTTCGCTGTCAGAGGGACCCCCAGCGGAGAAGCGCCAAGCTCTGCTGGGGGTGATCAAAGCCCTGCTCATTCTCACACCCATCTTTGGCCTCACCTGGGGGCTGGGCCTGGCCACTCTGTTAGAGGAAGTCTCCGTGGTCCCTCATTACATCTTCACCATTCTCAACACCCTCCAG GGTGTCTTCATCCTATTGTTTGGTTGCCTCATGGACAAGAAG GTACAAGAAGCTTTGCGCAAACACTTCTGCCGTGCCCAAGCCCCCAGCTCCACCATCTCCCTG TCCACAAATGAAGGCTACATCTTGGAACACAGCAAAGGAGGAAGTGACACTGCCAG TTATGAAGAAAGGACGACTTAA
- the ADGRF3 gene encoding adhesion G-protein coupled receptor F3 isoform X5 → MPGDTLSLTLLLSQEATDLSWFLRHPGSPSPILLQPGTQVSVTSSHGQAALSVSNMSHHWAGEYMSCFEAQGFKWNLHEVVRVPLKATDVARLPDQLSISCATSPGFQLSCCIPSTNLAYTVTWSPGEGSKASSFNESGSQCFVLAVQHCPMTDTVYTCDLQSPGLAPLRVPISITIIQDGDITCPEDTSVLTWNVTKAGHVAQAPCPESKRGIVRRFCAADGVWGPVHSSCTDARLLALFTRAKLLQAGQGSPAEEVPQILAQLPGQAAEASSPSDLLTLLSTMKYLATAVAKARIQLDRSALKNLLIATDKVLDMDTRSLWTLAQARKPWAGSTLLLAVETLACSLCPQDHPFTFSLPNVLLQSQLFGPTFPADYSISFPTRPPLQAQIPRHSLAPLVRNGTEISITSLVLQKLDHLLPSNYGQGLGDSLYATPGLVLVISIMAGDQAFSQGEVIMDFGNTDGSPHCVFWDHSLFQGRGGWSKEGCQAQAASGSPTARCLCQHLTAFSVLMSPHTVPEEPALALLTQVGLGASILALLVCLGVYRLVWRVVVRNKVSYFRHAALLNMVLCLLAADTCFLGAPFLPPGPRSPLCLAATFLCHFLYLATFFWMLAQALVLAHQLLFVFHQLPKHRVLPLMVLLGYLCPLGLAGVTLGLYLPQGQYLREGECWLDGKGGALYTFVGPVLAIVGVNGLVLAMAMLKLLRPSLSEGPPAEKRQALLGVIKALLILTPIFGLTWGLGLATLLEEVSVVPHYIFTILNTLQGVFILLFGCLMDKKVQEALRKHFCRAQAPSSTISLSTNEGYILEHSKGGSDTARKTDASE, encoded by the exons ATGCCTGGTGACACACTGAGCCTGACTCTTCTGCTGAGCCAGGAGGCCACCGACCTGAGCTGGTTCCTGAGGCACCCAGGGAGCCCCAGTCCCATCCTCCTGCAGCCAGGGACACAGGTGTCTGTGACTTCCAGCCACGGCCAGGCTGCCCTCAGTGTCTCCAACATGTCCCATCACTGGGCAG GTGAGTACATGAGCTGCTTTGAGGCCCAGGGCTTCAAGTGGAACCTGCACGAGGTGGTGAGGGTGCCCTTGAAGGCGACAGATGTGGCTCGACTTCCAGACCAGCTGTCCATCTCCTGTGCCACCTCCCCTGGCTTCCAGCTGAGCTGCTGCATCCCCAGCACAAACCTGGCCTACACCGTGACCTGGAGCCCTGGAGAGGGCAGCAAAG cctcctccttCAACGAGTCAGGCTCTCAGTGCTTTGTGTTGGCTGTTCAGCACTGCCCAATGACTGACACCGTGTACACTTGTGACCTGCAGAGCCCTGGCCTGGCTCCACTCAGGGTCCCCAtctccatcaccatcatccagg ATGGGGACATCACCTGCCCTGAGGACACCTCAGTGCTTACCTGGAATGTCACCAAGGCTGGCCACGTGGCACAGGCCCCATGTCCTGAGAGCAAGAGGGGCATAGTGAGGAGGTTTTGTGCAGCTGACGGAGTCTGGGGGCCTGtccacagcagctgcacagaTGCGAGGCTCCTGGCCTTGTTCACTAGAGCCAAG CTGCTGCAGGCAGGCCAGGGCAGTCCTGCTGAGGAGGTACCACAGATCCTGGCACAGCTGCCAGGGCAGGCGGCAGAGGCAAGTTCACCCTCCGACTTACTGACCCTGCTGAGCACCATGAAATACCTGGCCACGGCGGTGGCAAAGGCCAGAATACAGCTTGACCGCAGCGCCCTGAAG AATCTCCTGATTGCCACAGACAAGGTCCTAGATATGGACACCAGGTCTCTGTGGACCCTGGCCCAAGCCCGGAAGCCCTGGGCAGGCTCAACTCTCCTGCTGGCTGTGGAGACCCTGGCATGCAGCCTGTGCCCACAGGACCACCCCTTCACCTTCAGCTTGCCCAATGTGCTGCTGCAGAGCCAGCTGTTTGGACCCACGTTTCCTGCTGACTACAGCATCTCCTTCCCTACTCGGCCCCCACTGCAGGCTCAGATTCCCAGGCACTCACTGGCCCCACTGGTCCGTAATGGAACTGAAATAAGTATTACTAGCCTGGTGTTGCAAAAACTGGACCACCTTCTGCCTTCAAACTATGGACAAGGGCTGGGGGATTCCCTCTATGCCACTCCTGGCCTGGTCCTTGTCATTTCCATCATGGCAGGCGACCAGGCCTTCAGCCAGGGCGAGGTCATCATGGATTTTGGGAACACGGATggttcccctcactgtgtcttCTGGGATCACAGCCTCTTCCAGGGCAGGGGGGGTTGGTCCAAAGAAGGGTGCCAGGCACAGGCGGCCAGTGGCAGCCCCACTGCTCGGTGCCTCTGCCAGCACCTCACTGCCTTCTCCGTCCTCATGTCCCCACACACTGTTCCGGAAGAACCCGCTCTGGCGCTGCTGACTCAAGTGGGCTTGGGAGCTTCCATACTGGCGCTGCTTGTGTGCCTGGGTGtgtacaggctggtctggagAGTCGTGGTGCGGAACAAGGTCTCCTATTTCCGCCACGCCGCCCTGCTCAACATGGTGCTCTGCTTGCTGGCCGCAGACACTTGCTTCCTAGGcgcccccttcctccctccagggCCCCGAAGCCCGCTCTGCCTGGCTGCCACCTTCCTCTGTCATTTCCTCTACCTGGCCACCTTTTTCTGGATGCTGGCGCAGGCCCTGGTGTTGGCCCACCAGCTGCTCTTTGTCTTTCACCAGCTGCCGAAGCACCGAGTTCTCCCCCTGATGGTGCTTCTGGGCTACCTGTGCCCACTGGGGTTGGCGGGTGTCACCCTGGGGCTCTACCTACCTCAAGGGCAATACCTGAGGGAGGGGGAATGCTGGTTGGATGGGAAGGGAGGGGCGTTATACACCTTCGTGGGGCCAGTGCTGGCTATTGTAGGTGTGAATGGGCTGGTACTAGCCATGGCCATGCTGAAGTTGCTGAGACCTTCGCTGTCAGAGGGACCCCCAGCGGAGAAGCGCCAAGCTCTGCTGGGGGTGATCAAAGCCCTGCTCATTCTCACACCCATCTTTGGCCTCACCTGGGGGCTGGGCCTGGCCACTCTGTTAGAGGAAGTCTCCGTGGTCCCTCATTACATCTTCACCATTCTCAACACCCTCCAG GGTGTCTTCATCCTATTGTTTGGTTGCCTCATGGACAAGAAG GTACAAGAAGCTTTGCGCAAACACTTCTGCCGTGCCCAAGCCCCCAGCTCCACCATCTCCCTG TCCACAAATGAAGGCTACATCTTGGAACACAGCAAAGGAGGAAGTGACACTGCCAG GAAGACAGATGCTTCAGAGTGA